A single genomic interval of Cellulosilyticum sp. I15G10I2 harbors:
- a CDS encoding 2-oxoacid:ferredoxin oxidoreductase subunit beta → MDTFQTYETAWCPGCGNFSILDALKAALEELGKDPYKVLAVAGIGQAAKTPQYISANSFCGLHGRSLPPAVAAKIANDELTVIVNTGDGDSYGEGGNHFIHNIRRNVDITHFVHDNQIYGLTKGQASPTSQEGHITDVQTEGSLNTPLNPILMAIAAGAGFVARAFSGDKEHLTEIMKQAISYKGYALVDILQPCVSFNKINTFAYYKKRVYRLDETYDFSDKAAALQKALEYDEKIPIGIIYQEQKADFHQKHPVLAKGGPLIERNTPSGLLQNLIAECI, encoded by the coding sequence ATGGATACTTTTCAAACATATGAAACAGCGTGGTGCCCAGGCTGTGGTAATTTTAGTATATTAGACGCTTTAAAAGCAGCTTTAGAAGAGCTGGGTAAAGATCCTTATAAAGTACTGGCAGTAGCAGGGATAGGCCAGGCAGCAAAAACACCTCAATACATCAGTGCCAATAGTTTTTGCGGACTCCATGGCAGGTCATTGCCTCCAGCTGTTGCAGCAAAAATTGCTAATGATGAATTAACGGTTATTGTAAATACAGGAGATGGAGATTCTTATGGAGAAGGAGGTAATCATTTTATCCATAACATCAGAAGAAATGTGGATATTACCCACTTTGTCCATGATAATCAGATTTATGGGCTGACTAAAGGGCAGGCATCACCCACTTCACAAGAAGGACATATCACAGATGTGCAGACAGAAGGAAGTCTGAATACGCCCCTTAATCCTATTCTCATGGCAATAGCAGCAGGAGCTGGTTTTGTGGCAAGGGCTTTTAGCGGAGATAAGGAGCACCTTACAGAAATTATGAAGCAGGCTATTTCTTATAAAGGCTATGCACTAGTAGATATTTTGCAGCCTTGCGTAAGTTTTAATAAAATTAATACCTTTGCTTATTATAAAAAACGTGTTTATCGTTTAGATGAGACCTATGATTTTTCAGACAAGGCAGCAGCCTTGCAAAAGGCCCTAGAATATGATGAAAAAATTCCTATCGGTATTATCTATCAAGAACAAAAAGCAGATTTTCATCAGAAACATCCTGTATTAGCAAAGGGCGGGCCGCTTATAGAGAGGAACACCCCTTCAGGACTTCTCCAAAATTTAATAGCTGAATGCATTTAA
- a CDS encoding HD domain-containing protein: protein MYKEKAIEAMKDVFKEVPYGIEHTLKVLKNAEDIMEGENLPEDEKELISIVAILHDIGAIEAQRKYGSMDGTYQEKEGSKVARGILEKIGYSSVKTDRVCFIVGNHHTPAKIDGLDFQIQWEADLLENLAYMDVSKDKDMLKKYIAQHFKTTKGLKAAHLRYGYTT, encoded by the coding sequence ATGTATAAAGAGAAGGCAATTGAAGCGATGAAGGATGTATTTAAGGAAGTTCCTTATGGGATTGAACATACATTGAAAGTATTAAAAAATGCTGAAGATATCATGGAGGGGGAGAATCTCCCAGAAGATGAGAAGGAGCTTATTTCAATAGTTGCCATTTTACATGATATTGGTGCAATTGAAGCCCAGCGTAAGTATGGATCTATGGATGGGACTTATCAGGAGAAGGAAGGCTCTAAAGTTGCAAGAGGTATTCTGGAGAAAATAGGCTACAGTTCTGTTAAAACCGATAGAGTATGTTTTATTGTTGGGAACCATCACACACCAGCAAAAATAGACGGTCTGGATTTTCAAATCCAATGGGAGGCGGACCTGCTGGAAAACTTGGCGTACATGGATGTTTCAAAGGATAAGGATATGCTGAAAAAATATATAGCACAGCATTTTAAGACTACTAAGGGTTTAAAAGCTGCGCATTTACGCTATGGTTACACAACTTGA
- a CDS encoding 2-oxoacid:acceptor oxidoreductase subunit alpha, with protein sequence MYNILVGGAAGQGIETTAAILEKLLKKSGYNVFTIRDFMSRVRGGHNFSLVRFGSEEIFSHTYELDGIIAFNDETIILHKDQLKADGFILCGSQSEIEDPKMIKIDMMGIARSLGNFRAAGSVAIGTVLKLFGESLDHVNQVFKQFVKEDYLEVNLKAAEEGYQAVEAKYAHIEGKYGEWMILSGNKALALGALAAGLRFYSAYPMSPSTTIMEYLAGKSVETGIVVEQAEDEIAAVNMAIGASFAGARAMTGTSGGGFALKVEALGLSGMAEIPLVIVDVQRPGPVTGLPTRTEQSDLKFVISASQGEFPRMVIAVRNHKDAFYQTIRAFEMAEKYQLPVIILSDQYIGDSSATVEPFNIKDIPTVNLLRDSEIEGEYLRYRFSEDGISKRLIPGRVKHFVTADSDEHDEKGWITESAEVRVKMMDKRLKKLELLKEKLEEPEFLGAEDFTRLVVAWGSVYGPLKEAIELINKSQEEKYGALVFGDIYPLPQKVLREKAARALKIINVEQNATGQLADLIKEQTGITCDRSILKYDGRQITAKEIIEKML encoded by the coding sequence ACATAATTTTTCTCTTGTTCGTTTTGGATCAGAAGAAATTTTTTCACATACTTATGAACTGGATGGTATCATTGCTTTTAATGATGAAACCATTATATTACATAAAGATCAACTAAAAGCAGATGGCTTTATCCTTTGTGGCAGTCAATCAGAAATAGAAGACCCAAAGATGATTAAAATAGATATGATGGGCATTGCCAGAAGTCTAGGTAATTTTAGGGCAGCAGGAAGTGTTGCAATAGGGACTGTTTTAAAACTTTTTGGAGAAAGCCTAGATCATGTAAACCAAGTATTTAAACAGTTTGTTAAAGAAGACTATTTAGAAGTTAATTTAAAAGCTGCAGAAGAAGGTTATCAGGCAGTAGAAGCAAAATATGCACACATAGAAGGCAAATATGGTGAGTGGATGATTTTATCAGGGAATAAAGCACTTGCTCTTGGAGCCCTTGCAGCAGGGCTTAGGTTTTATTCAGCCTATCCCATGTCCCCTTCCACAACCATTATGGAATATTTAGCAGGAAAAAGTGTTGAGACAGGTATTGTTGTAGAACAAGCCGAAGATGAAATAGCAGCTGTTAATATGGCCATAGGAGCTTCTTTTGCAGGAGCGAGAGCTATGACAGGGACTTCAGGAGGCGGTTTTGCACTGAAAGTAGAGGCACTAGGGCTTTCGGGTATGGCAGAAATTCCCCTTGTCATCGTGGATGTTCAAAGGCCTGGGCCAGTAACTGGCTTGCCTACAAGGACAGAGCAAAGTGACCTTAAGTTTGTCATCTCTGCTTCACAAGGCGAATTTCCAAGAATGGTTATAGCTGTGAGAAATCATAAGGATGCCTTTTATCAGACTATAAGAGCCTTTGAGATGGCAGAAAAATATCAGCTGCCTGTTATCATTTTAAGCGACCAGTATATTGGTGATTCATCAGCAACGGTGGAGCCCTTTAACATAAAAGACATTCCCACTGTTAATTTACTAAGAGATAGTGAGATAGAAGGAGAGTATTTACGCTATAGGTTTTCAGAGGATGGCATTTCCAAGCGCTTAATCCCTGGGAGAGTAAAGCATTTTGTAACAGCGGACAGTGATGAACATGATGAAAAGGGATGGATTACAGAGTCAGCAGAAGTACGTGTGAAAATGATGGATAAACGTCTGAAAAAACTTGAGCTTTTAAAAGAAAAACTAGAAGAACCAGAATTTTTGGGTGCAGAGGATTTTACTAGGCTTGTAGTTGCTTGGGGATCTGTTTATGGGCCTTTAAAAGAGGCAATTGAACTTATTAATAAGTCTCAAGAAGAAAAATATGGTGCTTTAGTATTTGGAGATATATATCCGTTGCCACAAAAAGTATTGAGAGAAAAGGCTGCTAGAGCCCTTAAGATCATAAATGTAGAACAAAATGCCACAGGCCAGCTAGCTGATCTAATTAAAGAGCAGACAGGAATTACTTGTGATAGGAGTATTCTTAAATATGATGGCCGCCAGATTACTGCTAAAGAAATTATAGAAAAAATGTTATAG
- a CDS encoding NADPH-dependent FMN reductase gives MNKTIGIITGSLRKNSFSGSIADYITSHAPSGYVFKIVDISNLPLYSQDHDDIEIKEYTSFRNEIKALDGVLFITPEHNRSIPAALKNALDIGSRPYGQSVWNAKPGAVISQSPGNIGGFGANHHLRQILAFLNVLTLAQPEAYIGAYHTLIDEKGALSDEETKKFIDSFLADFVTWVEKIS, from the coding sequence ATGAATAAAACAATTGGTATTATCACAGGCAGTTTGAGAAAAAATTCCTTTTCAGGGAGTATTGCAGACTATATCACAAGTCACGCACCTTCAGGTTATGTATTTAAAATAGTGGATATCAGTAATCTTCCACTTTATAGTCAGGATCACGATGATATAGAGATCAAAGAATATACTTCATTTCGCAATGAAATAAAAGCTTTGGACGGAGTGTTATTTATCACACCTGAACATAACCGATCTATTCCAGCAGCGTTGAAAAATGCCCTTGATATAGGTTCAAGACCTTATGGTCAAAGTGTTTGGAATGCTAAACCAGGAGCTGTTATTAGCCAATCTCCTGGAAATATCGGTGGATTTGGTGCCAATCACCATCTGCGTCAGATACTGGCTTTTCTCAATGTTTTAACCCTTGCTCAGCCTGAGGCATATATCGGGGCTTACCACACGTTGATTGATGAAAAGGGTGCATTAAGTGATGAAGAGACAAAGAAGTTTATTGACAGTTTCTTAGCAGATTTTGTTACTTGGGTAGAGAAGATTTCCTAA
- a CDS encoding DUF2089 family protein — MPIEIVPEWMTNLDEEDVAFIKKFIMASGSLKEIAGQYGVTYPTVRLRLDKLIQKIQISEDTSNEPYIALIKRLAVKEKLDFDTAKILISEYKKVKKEGE; from the coding sequence GTGCCTATAGAAATTGTACCAGAATGGATGACCAATCTTGATGAGGAAGATGTTGCTTTTATCAAAAAATTCATTATGGCATCGGGTTCTTTAAAAGAAATTGCAGGTCAATACGGGGTGACTTACCCCACGGTAAGGCTCAGACTGGATAAACTAATACAAAAAATTCAAATTAGTGAGGATACCTCAAATGAACCCTATATCGCCCTCATTAAGCGTCTTGCAGTCAAAGAAAAGCTGGACTTTGATACAGCAAAGATACTGATTTCAGAATATAAAAAGGTTAAAAAGGAGGGAGAGTAA